A DNA window from Camelina sativa cultivar DH55 chromosome 17, Cs, whole genome shotgun sequence contains the following coding sequences:
- the LOC104757532 gene encoding primary amine oxidase — MAPLYFTILIFFSIVLVISSSAFTPPRHPFDPLTETELKLVRTIINKSYPVGPNHKFTFQHVGLNEPDKSLVLSWYSSRNHTIKPPPRQAFVIARDNGKTREIVVDFSSQAIVSDKIHVGNGYPTLSNDEQEASSEVVVKFKPFLDSVARRGLNVSEIVFTTSTIGWYGETKAETERVIRLMPFYLDGTVNMYLKPIEGMTIIVNLDKMKVTEFKDRLTVTMPKANETEYRISKLNPPFGPTLRNAVLLQPDGPGFKVDGHIVRWANWEFHLSFDVRAGIVISLASIFDMDVNKYRQVLYKGHLSEMFIPYMDPSDDWYFITYLDCGDFGCGQCAVSLEPYTDCPAGAVFIDGIFAGQDGTPAKIPNAICIFEKYAGDIMWRHTEAEIPNLEITEVRPDVSLVARIVTTVGNYDYIVDYEFKPSGSIKMGVGLTGVLEIKPVEYIHNSEIKEGEDIHGTIVADNTVGVNHDHFVTFRLDLDIDGSENSFVRNELVTKRAPESVNTPRRSYWTSRPKTAKTEAEARVKLGLKAEELVVVNPNRKTKHGNEVGYRLLHGSAAGPLLAQDDYPQIRAAFTNYNVWITPYNRSEVWAGGLYADRSQGDDTLAVWSERNRKIENKDIVMWYTIGFHHVPSQEDYPTMPTLSGGFELRPTNFFERNPVLKTKPVKLTTARKCIPKDD, encoded by the exons ATGGCTCCACTTTACTTCAccattctcatttttttctctatcgTTCTCGTAATCTCATCCTCAGCCTTTACTCCACCGCGTCACCCATTTGATCCCTTAACCGAGACGGAACTCAAACTCGTCCGGACCATCATCAACAAGTCGTACCCCGTTGGTCCTAACCACAAGTTCACTTTCCAACACGTTGGTCTCAACGAACCCGACAAGTCTCTAGTCTTGTCTTGGTACTCATCACGGAACCACACCATCAAACCACCGCCACGACAAGCGTTCGTCATCGCTCGAGACAACGGCAAGACGCGAGAGATAGTCGTCGACTTTTCCTCTCAAGCCATCGTCTCTGACAAGATCCACGTAGGAAATGGTTACCCTACGCTCTCAAACGACGAGCAAGAAGCATCCTCCGAAGTCGTTGTCAAGTTCAAGCCGTTTCTTGACTCGGTTGCGAGACGAGGCTTGAACGTTTCGGAGATCGTGTTCACCACGTCAACGATTGGATGGTACGGTGAGACTAAGGCCGAGACGGAGAGAGTTATTAGACTGATGCCCTTTTATCTTGACGGCACCGTTAATATGTATCTAAAACCTATTGAAGGAATGACAATAATCGTTAATCTTGACAAGATGAAAGTAACGGAGTTTAAAGATAGGTTAACAGTTACTATGCCAAAGGCTAACGAAACTGAGTACCGTATCTCGAAGCTTAACCCTCCGTTTGGTCCAACGCTTCGAAACGCCGTCCTTTTGCAGCCGGATGGTCCAGGGTTCAAAGTCGATGGACACATCGTGAG ATGGGCAAATTGGGAATTTCACTTATCCTTTGACGTTCGAGCTGGTATCGTTATCTCCCTAGCTTCCATTTTCGACATGGACGTAAACAAATATCGGCAAGTCCTATACAAAGGTCATTTGTCGGAGATGTTCATACCTTACATGGACCCAAGTGATGATTGGTATTTTATTACTTATCTTGATTGTGGCGATTTCGGCTGTGGTCAATGTGCCGTGTCTCTTGAGCCATATACTGATTGTCCAGCGGGCGCAGTCTTTATTGACGGGATTTTTGCTGGTCAAGATGGAACCCCCGCAAAAATTCCAAATGCTATATGCATTTTCGAAAAATATGCTGGAGATATCATGTGGCGACACACGGAAGCTGAAATCCCAAATTTAGAA ATTACGGAGGTTAGACCGGACGTAAGTCTTGTCGCCCGGATTGTGACCACCGTGGGAAACTATGACTACATAGTTGATTATGAGTTCAAGCCTAGTGGTTCCATCAAAATGGGG GTTGGCTTAACCGGTGTTCTAGAAATCAAGCCGGTAGAATATATTCACAACTCAGAAATCAAAGAAGGAGAGGACATACACGGGACAATTGTTGCCGACAACACCGTCGGTGTTAACCACGACCATTTCGTGACATTCCGTCTTGATCTTGACATTGATGGTTCGGAAAATTCCTTTGTCCGTAACGAGCTTGTGACCAAGAGGGCTCCAGAATCTGTTAACACACCAAGGAGAAGCTATTGGACATCGAGGCCAAAGACGGCCAAGACCGAGGCAGAGGCTCGGGTGAAACTAGGGTTGAAAGCGGAAGAGCTGGTGGTGGTTAACCCTAACCGGAAAACGAAGCATGGCAATGAGGTTGGATACCGTTTACTTCATGGATCCGCTGCAGGCCCTCTTTTGGCTCAAGATGATTACCCACAGATTCGGGCTGCATTCACCAACTATAACGTGTGGATCACGCCATATAATAGGTCGGAGGTTTGGGCAGGTGGTTTGTACGCTGACAGGAGCCAAGGTGACGATACGTTAGCCGTGTGGTCTGAAAG GAATAGGAAAATAGAGAATAAAGATATTGTGATGTGGTACACCATCGGTTTCCACCATGTTCCTAGCCAGGAAGATTACCCGACGATGCCTACTTTATCTGGTGGCTTTGAGCTCCGACCGACCAACTTCTTCGAGCGAAACCCTGTCCTCAAGACCAAACCCGTGAAGCTCACCACCGCTCGAAAGTGCATTCCTAAAGACGATTAA
- the LOC104757534 gene encoding uncharacterized protein LOC104757534 codes for MEVQEQDTRNGRPNFSLFFMFIFLFGLAAFLLCLSAEFQKAKGKDLKWDGESCYLPENHAFGLGIAALVCVSVAQIVGNVVVCRGFLKADKTGTTPLCIILLLFSWVNSAFAVTLISVGASMNIEQRYGKGWLNRECYLVKDGVFAGSGVLCVTTLVAILGAFASKAKPSVPGETQDKRHTQNV; via the exons ATGGAGGTTCAAGAACAAGATACCCGGAATGGGAGACccaatttttctctctttttcatgttcatctttctctttgGTCTCGCTGCGTTCTTATTGTGCCTTTCGGCTGAGTTTCAGAAGGCTAAG GGGAAAGATCTGAAATGGGACGGAGAATCGTGTTATTTACCCGAAAATCATGCTTTCGGGTTAGGAATCGCTGCTTTGGTCTGTGTTTCCGTTGCTCAGATCGTCGGAAACGTTGTGGTATGTAGAGGTTTCTTGAAAGCGGACAAAACCGGAACTACACCGCTTTGTATAATTCTTCTGTTGTTTTCTTG GGTTAATTCTGCGTTTGCGGTTACGTTGATAAGCGTTGGTGCAAGCATGAACATAGAGCAGAGATACGGCAAAGGGTGGCTAAACCGTGAGTGTTACCTTGTAAAAGACGGAGTGTTCGCAGGGTCTGGCGTTTTGTGCGTTACAACGCTGGTTGCTATTCTCGGAGCGTTTGCGTCTAAAGCCAAGCCATCAGTACCGGGTGAGACTCAAGACAAACGTCACACCCAGAAtgtgtag